A window of Vigna unguiculata cultivar IT97K-499-35 chromosome 4, ASM411807v1, whole genome shotgun sequence contains these coding sequences:
- the LOC114182633 gene encoding receptor-like protein EIX2 codes for MTRVLERFYALLLLLMHAAGPVLGFNNTSEIKCNERERQALLSFKLDLVDVNGMLSTWRDDEKSRDCCKWKNIQCDNQTGLVTILRLRGSETQYLRGALNISSLFPLQNIQYLDLSYNFFMGNDIAELIGSLTNLRYLNLSNSFFSGSIPIQLGSLTHLRYLDLSYNYLDQELPYQLGSLKYLRYLDLNYNYLEGKLPSQLANMSQLRYLGLSCNYFSGALPFQVGNFPYLQTLILAGDFDVKPKDAKWLSNLCSLTHLAFDGLRNLHWFQMFHCTKLRELRLVDCSLSDTHIHSLFYSPSNFSNSLTILDLSSNMLTSSSFQLLSNFSLNLQELYLSHNNIVFSSPVFSSFPSLVILDLSYNNMTSFIFQGSFNFSSKLQNLNLRNCSLRDGSFLISNISITNSSSSLASLDLSSNLLKSSSIFYWLFNSTTNLRTLDLYENVLEGPIPDGYGKVMKSLEFLDLYGNKLQGEIPSSFGNMCTLQRLDLSNNELSGEISSLFQNSSWCNRHVFQSLDLSNNQVTGMLPTVIGLLSELEYLYLDGNRLEGDVTESHLSNFSKLRHLYLSDNSLSLKIDPNWVPPFQLYVLKLKSCMLGPTFPSWLQTQLSLAFLDISYNGLNGSVPKLFWNNLENVQCLNMSQNNLTGAIPNTSMKLLNRPFIILNSNQFEGKISSFLLQSSELRLSDNKFSDLFSFICDQSSSAMTILDLSNNQLKGKLPECWKHVNRLLFLDLSNNKLSGKIPVSMGSLVKLEVLVLRNNNLTGELASTLKNCNNLTTLDVGENMLFGPIPSWIGESMKQLIILNMRKNHFSGNLPSELCYLKHIQFLDLSKNMLSKGIPTCLNNLTAMFEKSIHTRGFINYIKLLNMNGVFYTSFPSGEYTLNISLMWKGVEQGFKNPELKLKSIDLSSNKLTGEIPKEIISTWVSFFEFIKK; via the coding sequence ATGACTCGTGTTCTGGAACGATTTTATGCACTTCTCCTGCTTCTCATGCATGCTGCAGGACCCGTCCTCGGATTCAACAATACCTCTGAAATAAAGTGCAATGAGAGGGAGAGACAAGCACTCCTCAGCTTCAAACTTGACCTCGTAGATGTCAATGGCATGCTTTCTACATGGAGGGATGATGAAAAAAGTCGAGATTGTTGCAAATGGAAAAACATTCAATGTGACAATCAAACAGGTCTTGTAACCATCCTTCGTCTTCGTGGTTCTGAGACACAATATTTGAGAGGTGCACTCAATATCAGTTCATTGTTTCCCTtgcaaaatattcaatatttagaTCTCagctacaatttttttatgggCAATGACATCGCAGAACTCATAGGCTCACTTACAAACTTAAGATATCTCAATCTCTCCAATTCTTTTTTTAGTGGCAGCATTCCTATCCAACTTGGAAGCCTTACACATTTAAGGTATCTCGATCTCAGTTACAATTATCTCGACCAGGAACTCCCTTATCAGCTTGGAAGCCTTAAATATTTAAGGTATCTCGATCTCAATTATAATTATCTTGAAGGGAAACTCCCTAGTCAACTTGCAAATATGTCACAGTTGAGATACCTTGGTCTCAGTTGTAATTACTTTTCTGGAGCACTCCCTTTCCAGGTTGGGAATTTTCCTTACTTGCAAACTCTTATACTTGCTGGTGATTTTGATGTCAAACCTAAGGATGCCAAATGGTTGTCTAATCTCTGTTCATTAACACATCTTGCCTTCGATGGTTTACGTAACCTTCACTGGTTTCAAATGTTTCATTGTACTAAGCTAAGAGAGTTGAGACTAGTTGACTGTTCTCTTTCAGATACCCATATTCATTCTCTATTTTATTCACCTTCCAACTTTTCCAATTCTCTTACCATCCTTGATCTTTCTTCTAATATGCTCACATCCTCATCATTTCAGTTGTTGTCTAACTTTAGCCTTAACCTTCAAGAGCTTTATCTTTCTCATAATAACATTGTTTTCTCATCTCCTGTCTTCTCAAGTTTTCCTTCTCTTGTGATCCTTGACCTTTCTTATAATAATATGACATCATTTATCTTTCAGGGTAGTTTCAACTTCAGTTCAAAACTTCAAAATCTTAATTTGCGAAATTGTAGTCTCAGGGATGGTAGTTTTCTCATATCTAACATTTCAATTACgaattcttcatcttctcttgCCTCGCTTGATCTTTCCTCAAATCTGTTAAAATCATCATCCATATTTTACTGGCTCTTCAACTCCACTACCAATCTTCGTACTCTTGACCTTTATGAAAACGTGTTGGAAGGTCCCATTCCAGATGGATATGGGAAAGTAATGAAATCTCTTGAGTTTCTTGACCTCTATGGTAACAAACTGCAAGGCGAGATTCCATCTTCCTTTGGGAACATGTGCACATTGCAGAGATTAGACCTCTCAAATAACGAGTTGAGTGGGGAAATTTCAAGCTTATTTCAAAATTCTTCATGGTGCAACAGACACGTGTTTCAGAGTTTGGATTTATCTAATAACCAGGTTACAGGCATGCTACCTACAGTCATTGGATTGCTATCTGAGTTGGAGTACTTGTACTTGGATGGAAATCGTTTGGAGGGTGACGTCACTGAATCCCATCTTTCCAATTTTTCCAAGTTAAGACACTTATATTTGTCAGATAACTCTCTATCTCTAAAAATAGACCCTAATTGGGTTCCTCCTTTCCAATTATATGTTCTGAAACTAAAATCTTGCATGTTAGGCCCCACTTTTCCTAGTTGGCTCCAGACTCAACTCTCCTTAGCTTTTCTTGATATTTCTTATAATGGGCTGAATGGTTCAGTACCAAAATTGTTTTGGAACAACTTGGAAAATGTGCAATGTTTGAATATGTCTCAGAATAATCTCACCGGTGCAATTCCTAATACATCGATGAAGCTTCTCAATAGACCATTTATAATTCTGAATTCGAATCAGTTTGAAGGAAAAATTTCATCGTTTTTACTACAATCTTCAGAGTTGAGGCTTTCTGACAATAAATTTTCAGATCTATTTTCATTCATATGTGACCAAAGCAGCTCTGCAATGACTATTTTAGATTTATCAAACAATCAATTGAAGGGAAAACTCCCAGAGTGTTGGAAACATGTAAATCGGTTACTGTTTCTTGATTTAAGCAATAACAAATTGTCAGGGAAGATTCCTGTGTCCATGGGCAGCCTCGTTAAATTGGAAGTCTTGGTCTTACGGAACAATAACCTAACGGGTGAATTAGCTTCCACTTTGAAGAACTGCAACAATTTAACTACATTGGATGTGGGTGAAAATATGTTGTTTGGTCCCATTCCATCATGGATCGGAGAAAGTATGAAGCAGTTAATAATTTTGAACATGCGAAAGAATCACTTTTCTGGAAATCTTCCCAGTGAACTCTGTTATTTGAAGCATATTCAATTCTTGGATCTTTCAAAGAATATGTTATCAAAAGGAATCCCAACATGCTTAAACAATTTGACTGCAATGTTTGAAAAGAGCATCCACACACGTgggtttataaattatataaaattgctGAACATGAATGGTGTATTTTATACAAGTTTTCCTTCGGGCGAGTATACCCTTAACATAAGCCTGATGTGGAAAGGGGTTGAACAGGGATTCAAGAACCCAGAGTTAAAGCTTAAGAGCATTGATCTTTCAAGTAATAAGTTGACGGGTGAAATACCAAAAGAGATCATATCTACTTGGGTTAGTTTCTTTGAATTTATCAAGAAATAA